A genomic segment from Nicotiana sylvestris chromosome 1, ASM39365v2, whole genome shotgun sequence encodes:
- the LOC104221723 gene encoding transcription factor SAC51-like, translating into MVTTSTLNCYQQDPAWTSPNLNHATAFLRHGHNLGVPSLYSPCICAANAVSPRPSCFVPGLPSSKAANQNGVKWLPSLAPPKIEYPNDTNFLLPRLIGLESPPTDASANSQKRFLICDQSGNQTRIFFSQGRPLENEVTTPKEHAYGLYYENLTAVVERRSPVKPIIEDKLEESYINGEESSMHEDTEEINALLYSSDGIEGDEDDDDCGEDDEVTSTARSPCANKGGCGCGEHVQLSEELTEEVASSDGPCKRQRLPNGGHKKCSSIESGWANNDDDDDNVESRCVKTSLPLREKDEEDPSLNTRKRKAKIRETLRILESLIPGIKSKDPLLVIDEAIDYLKSLRGKAKALGVGLPQEYPPSS; encoded by the coding sequence ATGGTTACAACCAGCACGCTCAATTGTTACCAGCAGGATCCAGCATGGACTTCACCGAATTTGAACCATGCAACTGCATTCTTACGACATGGACATAACCTTGGTGTTCCATCTCTGTATAGCCCTTGCATATGTGCTGCAAATGCAGTTTCTCCTAGGCCGTCATGTTTCGTCCCTGGTTTGCCAAGTTCTAAGGCAGCCAATCAGAATGGAGTCAAATGGCTGCCAAGCTTAGCTCCCCCCAAAATTGAGTATCCGAATGATACTAACTTTTTACTTCCTCGCTTGATAGGATTAGAGTCCCCACCAACTGATGCATCAGCAAATTCTCAGAAAAGGTTCCTCATTTGTGATCAGTCTGGGAATCAAACTAGAATTTTCTTTAGTCAAGGTCGCCCTCTTGAAAATGAAGTAACTACACCGAAAGAACATGCTTATGGTTTGTATTATGAGAACCTGACTGCTGTAGTGGAGCGAAGATCTCCTGTGAAACCCATTATTGAAGATAAATTGGAGGAAAGCTACATAAATGGTGAAGAAAGTAGTATGCACGAAGACACAGAAGAAATCAATGCATTGCTCTACTCTTCTGATGGCATTGAAGGGGACGAAGATGACGATGATTGTGGCGAGGATGATGAAGTAACTAGCACGGCTCGCTCTCCTTGTGCAAACAAAGGGGGTTGTGGCTGTGGTGAGCATGTACAACTGTCTGAGGAACTTACAGAAGAAGTTGCCAGTTCTGATGGCCCATGTAAAAGGCAAAGATTGCCAAATGGCGGGCACAAGAAATGTTCATCCATAGAATCTGGATGGGCcaataatgatgatgatgatgataatgtGGAATCAAGATGTGTTAAAACATCTCTTCCTCTCAGGGAGAAGGATGAGGAGGATCCCAGTTTGAACACTAGGAAAAGGAAAGCAAAAATTCGTGAGACCTTGAGAATTCTTGAGAGCTTGATTCCTGGGATAAAGAGTAAGGACCCATTGTTGGTTATTGATGAAGCAATTGATTACTTGAAGTCTCTGAGGGGCAAAGCCAAAGCTTTAGGAGTTGGGCTCCCTCAAGAGTATCCCCCATCTTCTTGA